Proteins encoded together in one Methylothermaceae bacteria B42 window:
- the argJ gene encoding ornithine acetyltransferase (bifunctional arginine biosynthesis protein ArgJ; functions at the 1st and 5th steps in arginine biosynthesis; involved in synthesis of acetylglutamate from glutamate and acetyl-CoA and ornithine by transacetylation between acetylornithine and glutmate) yields the protein MAVGNDPFPPMPAIAGIRLGAARAGLRSGPGDDLAVIELTHDSAVAAVFTRNAFCAAPVIVAKRHLQSQSPRWLLINAGNANAGTGQQGLEDALATCRSLSQLSGAQPGQVLPFSTGVIGERLPVEKITTALPQALQTLSPENWESTARAIMTTDTRPKGAVAKVAIDGREITVAGIAKGAGMIAPNMATMLAFIGTDAKIGASTLQSLLKACVADTFNAITVDGDTSTNDACVAMASGRANNTILDANHPELDAFRQALHQVCAQLAQAIVRDGEGATKLVRIKVMEAKNSEEARQVAFTVANSPLVKTAFFAGDPNWGRILAAVGRAGIDDLAIGRVSIWLDDVCIVSNGGRDPGYTEEQCQQVMGRDDITITIALGRGQSETQVLTCDLSYDYVRINAEYRT from the coding sequence ATGGCCGTCGGCAACGACCCATTCCCGCCCATGCCCGCAATTGCGGGTATTCGCTTGGGAGCCGCGCGGGCCGGCCTTCGCTCAGGCCCCGGTGATGACCTTGCCGTCATTGAATTGACGCATGATTCCGCCGTCGCCGCCGTATTTACCCGTAATGCCTTTTGCGCCGCGCCGGTCATTGTGGCAAAACGGCATCTGCAATCCCAATCCCCCCGCTGGTTGCTGATCAACGCCGGAAATGCCAACGCCGGCACCGGCCAGCAGGGATTGGAAGATGCGCTGGCCACCTGTAGATCCCTCAGTCAATTGTCCGGCGCCCAACCCGGGCAAGTGCTGCCTTTCTCCACCGGTGTCATTGGCGAGCGCCTGCCCGTGGAGAAAATCACCACCGCCCTGCCCCAGGCGCTCCAAACCCTTTCACCGGAGAACTGGGAAAGCACCGCCCGCGCCATCATGACCACCGATACCCGCCCCAAGGGGGCCGTGGCCAAAGTTGCCATTGATGGCCGAGAAATCACCGTGGCCGGAATTGCCAAGGGCGCCGGAATGATTGCGCCCAACATGGCCACCATGCTGGCCTTCATCGGCACCGATGCCAAAATCGGCGCCTCAACGCTGCAATCCCTGCTTAAAGCCTGTGTTGCGGATACTTTCAACGCCATCACCGTTGACGGCGATACCTCCACCAACGATGCTTGCGTGGCCATGGCCAGCGGCCGGGCGAACAACACAATACTCGATGCCAATCATCCTGAATTGGATGCCTTTCGCCAGGCACTCCATCAGGTATGCGCGCAATTGGCGCAAGCCATTGTCCGTGACGGCGAAGGCGCGACAAAGCTGGTTCGAATTAAGGTCATGGAAGCAAAAAATTCAGAGGAAGCCCGCCAGGTCGCCTTCACCGTGGCCAACTCCCCCCTAGTCAAAACCGCGTTTTTTGCCGGCGACCCCAATTGGGGACGGATCCTGGCGGCGGTAGGCAGAGCGGGCATCGATGATTTGGCCATCGGCCGGGTGAGTATTTGGCTCGATGACGTTTGCATTGTCAGCAACGGTGGCCGGGATCCCGGCTACACCGAAGAACAATGCCAACAAGTCATGGGCCGGGATGACATTACCATCACCATCGCCCTGGGCCGGGGACAATCCGAAACCCAGGTTCTCACCTGCGACCTCTCCTACGATTATGTCCGCATCAATGCGGAATACCGGACCTGA
- the secA gene encoding preprotein translocase subunit SecA (functions in protein export; can interact with acidic membrane phospholipids and the SecYEG protein complex; binds to preproteins; binds to ATP and undergoes a conformational change to promote membrane insertion of SecA/bound preprotein; ATP hydrolysis appears to drive release of the preprotein from SecA and deinsertion of SecA from the membrane; additional proteins SecD/F/YajC aid SecA recycling; exists in an equilibrium between monomers and dimers; may possibly form higher order oligomers; proteins in this cluster correspond SecA1; SecA2 is not essential and seems to play a role in secretion of a subset of proteins), which yields MLGNLVKKVIGSRNDRIVKKKFKVVDKINALEPEFKALSDAQLQAKTEEFRNRLEQGETLSDLLPEAFATVREAGRRVLNMRHFDVQLIGGMVLNDGKIAEMKTGEGKTLVATLAAYLNALPGKGVHVVTVNDYLATRDEQWMGKIYRFLGLTTGVITSGLNQQQRREAYAADITYGTNNEFGFDYLRDNMAFSREEQVQRGHYFAIVDEVDSILIDEARTPLIISGPTEERTDLYIKMNELVPQLKRQENEDEPADYTVDEKTRQVFLTEQGHEKVEQLLVEHGLMTAGESLYDANNIRLLHYLNAALRAHSLFQRDVDYIVRDGEVVIVDEFTGRIMPGRRWSEGLHQAIEAKEGVPIQQENQTLASITFQNYFRLYEKLSGMTGTADTEAFEFHQIYGLEVVVIPTHKPMIRKDHSDLVYLSVQEKYNAIAQDIKERVQKGQPVLVGTTSIENSEYLSGLLRKQKIPHEVLNAKQHEREAHIIANAGRPGNVTIATNMAGRGTDIVLGGNLEAELAALGEDAPEEAKEKVRQEWQQRHNQVVEAGGLHVIGSERHESRRIDNQLRGRSGRQGDPGSTRFYLSLQDNLLRIFASDRVAALMQKLGMEEGEAIEHPWVTRAIENAQRKVEAHNFDIRKQLLDYDNVANDQRKVIYELRNELLAAEDITDILDAIRQDVLFELVDKHIPPNTFEEQWDLEGLEKALEGEFGFSYPVKQRLDEDPELQIESLKKELLDAAVKAYQEKEQQVGPEVIRQFEKSVMLQILDNSWKEHLAAMDHLRQGIHLRGYAQRDPKQEYKREAFQMFKSMLDNIKHETISILSRVQVQNEEDVEAIDEQRRASEPQEMHFEHAEVSAMTEEEALAMAEAEAESEVAVEQKPFVRPTRKIGRNEPCPCGSGKKYKQCHGKLS from the coding sequence ATGCTAGGCAATCTGGTTAAAAAAGTTATCGGCTCGCGCAACGATCGCATCGTCAAAAAGAAGTTCAAGGTCGTTGATAAAATCAACGCCCTGGAACCTGAGTTCAAGGCGTTGAGTGACGCGCAACTTCAGGCAAAAACCGAGGAATTTCGAAATCGCCTGGAACAAGGCGAAACCCTCAGCGACCTCCTCCCGGAAGCGTTTGCCACTGTCCGCGAGGCGGGCCGGCGGGTGCTCAACATGCGCCATTTCGATGTCCAGTTGATCGGCGGCATGGTCTTGAACGACGGCAAGATCGCGGAAATGAAAACCGGGGAAGGGAAGACCCTGGTCGCCACCCTGGCCGCCTATCTCAACGCCTTGCCCGGCAAGGGCGTGCACGTGGTCACCGTCAACGATTATCTGGCCACCCGTGACGAACAGTGGATGGGGAAAATCTACCGCTTTCTGGGCCTGACCACCGGCGTCATCACCAGCGGATTGAACCAGCAACAACGGCGCGAAGCCTACGCCGCCGACATCACCTACGGCACCAACAACGAATTCGGCTTCGATTACCTGCGCGATAACATGGCCTTCAGCCGCGAGGAACAAGTCCAGCGCGGCCACTATTTCGCCATCGTGGACGAAGTGGACTCGATTTTAATCGATGAAGCCCGCACCCCGCTGATCATTTCCGGCCCCACCGAGGAACGCACCGACCTTTATATCAAGATGAATGAACTGGTGCCTCAGTTAAAGCGCCAGGAAAATGAAGACGAGCCCGCCGATTACACCGTGGACGAGAAGACCCGTCAGGTTTTCCTCACCGAACAAGGCCACGAAAAAGTCGAACAACTGCTGGTGGAACACGGCCTCATGACCGCCGGGGAAAGCCTGTACGACGCCAACAACATCCGCCTGCTCCATTACCTCAACGCCGCGCTCAGGGCCCATTCCCTGTTTCAGCGGGATGTGGACTACATCGTCCGCGACGGGGAAGTGGTTATCGTCGATGAATTCACCGGCCGCATCATGCCAGGACGGCGCTGGTCGGAGGGCCTGCACCAAGCCATTGAAGCCAAGGAAGGGGTGCCCATCCAACAGGAAAACCAAACCCTGGCCTCAATCACCTTCCAGAATTACTTCCGCCTCTACGAAAAATTGTCTGGAATGACCGGCACCGCCGACACCGAGGCATTCGAATTCCACCAGATTTACGGTCTGGAAGTGGTGGTGATTCCCACCCACAAACCCATGATCCGCAAGGATCACAGTGACTTGGTCTATCTCTCGGTTCAGGAAAAATACAATGCCATCGCCCAGGACATCAAGGAACGGGTACAGAAGGGCCAGCCGGTCCTGGTGGGCACTACTTCCATCGAAAACTCGGAATATCTGTCCGGCTTATTGCGCAAACAGAAAATCCCCCACGAAGTCCTCAACGCCAAACAGCACGAACGGGAAGCCCACATCATCGCCAACGCCGGCCGCCCGGGCAATGTCACCATCGCCACCAACATGGCCGGCCGCGGCACCGATATCGTCCTCGGCGGCAACCTGGAGGCGGAACTCGCCGCGCTGGGGGAAGACGCCCCTGAAGAAGCCAAGGAAAAAGTCCGTCAGGAATGGCAACAACGCCATAATCAAGTGGTGGAAGCCGGCGGCTTGCATGTGATCGGTTCGGAACGCCACGAATCGCGCCGCATCGACAATCAGCTCCGGGGCCGCAGCGGACGCCAGGGCGACCCGGGCTCCACTCGTTTCTACTTATCACTGCAGGACAACCTGTTGCGGATTTTCGCTTCCGACCGGGTGGCCGCGTTGATGCAAAAGCTGGGCATGGAAGAAGGCGAGGCAATCGAGCATCCCTGGGTTACCCGCGCCATTGAAAACGCCCAGCGCAAGGTAGAAGCCCACAACTTCGACATACGCAAGCAACTGCTGGATTACGACAACGTGGCCAACGACCAGCGCAAAGTCATCTACGAACTGCGCAACGAACTTCTGGCCGCGGAAGATATTACGGATATCCTCGACGCCATCCGCCAAGATGTGCTGTTCGAGCTTGTGGACAAGCACATCCCCCCTAACACTTTTGAAGAACAATGGGACCTGGAAGGGCTGGAAAAGGCCCTGGAAGGCGAGTTTGGTTTCTCCTACCCGGTCAAGCAACGGCTGGATGAAGATCCGGAACTGCAAATCGAGTCTCTCAAAAAAGAGCTTCTCGACGCTGCCGTCAAGGCCTACCAGGAAAAAGAACAACAAGTTGGGCCCGAGGTTATCCGCCAATTCGAAAAATCGGTGATGTTGCAAATCCTGGATAATTCCTGGAAGGAACATCTGGCGGCGATGGATCACCTGCGCCAGGGCATTCACCTGCGCGGCTACGCCCAGCGCGATCCCAAACAGGAATACAAGCGGGAAGCGTTCCAGATGTTCAAATCCATGCTGGATAACATCAAACACGAAACCATCAGCATTTTGTCCCGGGTTCAGGTGCAAAACGAGGAAGACGTGGAAGCCATCGACGAACAGCGCCGCGCCAGCGAACCGCAGGAAATGCACTTCGAACACGCCGAAGTCAGCGCCATGACCGAAGAAGAAGCCCTGGCCATGGCGGAAGCCGAAGCCGAAAGCGAGGTGGCGGTGGAACAAAAACCCTTTGTCCGCCCCACCCGCAAGATCGGCCGCAATGAGCCCTGCCCCTGCGGGAGCGGCAAAAAATACAAACAGTGCCACGGCAAATTGAGTTAA